A genomic window from Acidimicrobiia bacterium includes:
- a CDS encoding glycosyltransferase family 4 protein — protein MGRSSDAIHQHVDSLNTILKRNKITSSIIAPVGAMNGLCKEDYCYPIPRLSKPLSLYSCSKEVKKLINDFEVLHAHGIIAALIALRARKLAKSKIPVVMTLHNFAVQRIDGYKFFIKYRIESIILKKVDYIICPSEYAESYARKFTNNRIDITTILPVGKTILKKDIISANNIRDLTRDHFYIKHDDPLCISLSRYTRQKDFTTLIRSFKLVVEKIPNAKLIIAGHSTYKSTVKYQELLKKIKLENSIHLYGNINNPDNLLAASDLFVLASIFETVPLVLIDALKFGKPVVMTKVGVAKKILDGTNGISVPILDPQSLSKALIDWLNKIKEGKVDPKLIEKSIEKTTDLKYTIEPIIEIYNALSQTN, from the coding sequence ATGGGAAGATCAAGTGACGCAATACATCAACATGTGGATTCTTTAAATACAATACTTAAACGTAATAAAATCACATCATCTATAATTGCTCCTGTTGGCGCTATGAATGGCTTATGCAAAGAAGATTATTGTTATCCAATTCCTAGATTATCTAAACCACTCTCACTATATTCTTGCTCTAAAGAAGTAAAGAAACTAATCAACGATTTTGAAGTGTTACATGCGCATGGAATTATAGCGGCACTCATTGCTTTGCGTGCGAGAAAATTAGCTAAAAGTAAAATACCAGTTGTTATGACTCTTCACAACTTTGCAGTGCAAAGAATCGATGGGTACAAATTTTTTATTAAATATAGAATTGAATCCATAATTCTTAAAAAAGTTGATTATATAATTTGTCCTTCTGAATATGCTGAAAGCTACGCAAGAAAGTTTACTAATAATAGAATAGACATAACTACCATCCTCCCCGTTGGTAAGACCATATTAAAGAAGGATATTATTTCAGCTAATAATATTAGAGACCTTACACGTGATCATTTTTATATAAAGCACGATGATCCCCTTTGCATTTCACTGAGCCGATATACAAGACAAAAAGATTTCACTACCTTAATTAGAAGTTTTAAATTAGTTGTTGAAAAAATTCCAAATGCTAAATTGATCATAGCTGGTCATAGTACTTATAAAAGTACTGTTAAATATCAAGAATTATTAAAAAAGATTAAACTTGAAAATAGCATTCATCTGTATGGAAATATCAATAATCCAGATAACTTACTAGCAGCCAGCGATTTATTTGTATTAGCTTCAATCTTTGAAACTGTTCCACTTGTTCTGATTGATGCTTTAAAATTTGGAAAACCCGTAGTAATGACAAAAGTTGGTGTTGCTAAAAAGATACTCGATGGAACTAATGGAATATCCGTCCCGATACTTGATCCTCAATCATTATCTAAAGCATTAATCGATTGGTTAAATAAGATTAAAGAAGGAAAAGTTGATCCTAAATTAATTGAAAAATCAATTGAGAAAACTACTGATCTTAAATATACAATTGAACCCATTATTGAAATATATAATGCTCTGTCTCAAACTAATTAG
- a CDS encoding DEAD/DEAH box helicase, with product MSDINNDSTPKSGEKRNSREKPSSRRGIGLGSARNTRVSSNDKSSEGRRSDPRRNSEGRNERSERSDRNDRSSRGSGESSNNRRSEGRSDSRGGNRGDDRGARDQNRRSEGRNEYRGDRDRIESRGRSEGRSRDDRPRGDRSERSSRDGDGFKPRNSGGFKNHRGDSRGTESRNARSGGSRSGASRGGSGGGFGGGRGGGRGGSGGGRGGRGGYGSKMKALDPNLFMNDVKELTPEQTHEIKHAFVDFDFVPELTENITKKGYVTPTPIQDQTIHFALEGKDVLGLANTGTGKTAAFCLPIINSLFQNASKGVNSLVIAPTRELAQQIEQEFKSFSHGMKLYSTLCVGGLSIHKQKQALRRDPHIVIGTPGRLKDLFKQGCLDLRNVSTFVLDEVDLMLDMGFIDDIRFIIAQIPEDRQTLCFSATMTEPIKKLLGTVMNNPETVSVKTGDTSANVQQDVAYARNTMEKWEKLLEILDEKEVDKVLIFCETKSFVQQICDRLNDEGIGAESIHGDKSQPHRQRALKKFKDDVVQVLVATDVAARGIDIPNVSHVINYDTPRIYQDYCHRIGRTGRAGKLGRSITFLKQ from the coding sequence ATGTCTGATATTAATAATGATTCAACGCCTAAATCTGGCGAAAAAAGAAATTCAAGAGAAAAACCAAGTAGTCGTCGTGGCATTGGTCTAGGTTCTGCTCGCAATACGCGCGTATCATCAAATGATAAATCTAGCGAAGGTCGGCGAAGCGATCCGCGCCGGAACTCCGAAGGTCGCAATGAAAGATCAGAACGTTCAGATCGCAATGACCGCTCTTCAAGAGGCTCAGGCGAATCTTCGAATAATAGAAGAAGTGAAGGACGTTCAGATTCCCGCGGTGGTAACCGAGGAGATGACCGCGGTGCTAGAGATCAAAATCGACGTTCTGAAGGACGTAATGAATATCGCGGTGATCGTGATCGCATTGAATCTCGTGGGCGTAGCGAAGGTCGTTCACGTGATGACCGTCCTCGTGGTGATAGATCAGAACGTTCATCTCGTGATGGTGACGGCTTCAAGCCTCGTAACTCAGGAGGATTCAAAAATCATCGCGGAGATTCTCGAGGTACAGAATCAAGGAACGCTCGTTCAGGTGGATCACGTAGTGGCGCAAGCCGTGGTGGTTCAGGTGGAGGATTTGGCGGAGGACGCGGCGGCGGTCGTGGTGGTTCCGGTGGTGGACGCGGAGGTCGTGGAGGCTACGGTTCAAAAATGAAAGCTTTGGATCCAAACCTTTTTATGAATGATGTTAAAGAACTAACTCCAGAACAAACTCATGAAATTAAACATGCTTTTGTTGATTTTGACTTTGTCCCTGAACTAACTGAGAATATCACAAAAAAAGGATATGTTACACCGACACCTATTCAAGACCAAACAATTCATTTTGCACTTGAAGGCAAAGATGTTCTAGGTCTTGCAAATACTGGTACAGGTAAAACTGCAGCATTTTGTTTACCAATCATTAATTCTTTATTTCAAAATGCTTCTAAAGGTGTTAACTCTTTAGTGATTGCACCTACTCGCGAACTTGCTCAACAAATTGAACAAGAGTTCAAGAGTTTTTCTCATGGTATGAAACTTTATTCAACACTTTGTGTTGGTGGTCTTTCAATCCACAAGCAAAAGCAAGCTTTGCGTAGAGATCCGCACATTGTAATCGGAACACCTGGACGTTTGAAAGACCTTTTCAAACAAGGTTGTTTAGATTTACGAAATGTTTCAACTTTCGTTTTAGATGAAGTTGACCTTATGCTAGATATGGGTTTCATCGACGATATTCGTTTCATTATTGCTCAAATCCCAGAAGACAGACAAACTCTTTGTTTTTCTGCGACAATGACAGAACCAATTAAAAAACTTCTTGGAACTGTTATGAACAATCCTGAAACTGTATCTGTTAAAACAGGGGACACTTCAGCTAATGTCCAACAAGATGTAGCTTATGCTCGTAACACAATGGAAAAGTGGGAGAAACTGCTAGAAATTCTTGATGAAAAAGAAGTTGATAAAGTTCTCATTTTCTGTGAAACAAAATCTTTTGTTCAACAAATATGTGATCGTTTAAATGACGAGGGTATTGGTGCAGAATCTATCCATGGTGATAAATCTCAACCACACCGTCAACGCGCTTTGAAAAAATTTAAAGATGACGTTGTTCAAGTATTGGTTGCTACTGATGTTGCAGCTCGTGGTATTGATATTCCTAACGTTAGTCACGTTATTAATTACGATACACCTCGAATTTATCAAGATTACTGTCACCGTATAGGTCGTACAGGTCGTGCTGGAAAACTAGGACGTTCAATTACATTCTTGAAACAATAA
- the dut gene encoding dUTP diphosphatase yields the protein MSDILLTTTETTITIPVRKLNESVNLPKAQNRGDAGYDLQSAADLIIKPGERALVPTGIAIAIPIGYAGFVQPRSGLAIKNGIGVLNSPGLIDSGYRDELKVILINTDQSNTFEIKKGDRIAQLVIQKYESVNWNVVDDLEDSDRGTGGFGSTGV from the coding sequence ATGTCAGATATATTATTAACAACAACAGAAACAACAATAACGATTCCAGTGCGTAAACTAAATGAGAGTGTAAACCTGCCAAAGGCTCAGAATCGTGGTGATGCGGGATATGATCTACAAAGTGCGGCTGATCTGATTATAAAACCTGGTGAGAGGGCACTTGTTCCAACTGGTATAGCAATTGCCATTCCCATAGGTTATGCAGGTTTTGTTCAACCAAGAAGTGGCTTAGCAATAAAGAATGGTATTGGCGTCCTAAATAGTCCAGGGTTGATAGATTCTGGATATCGTGATGAATTAAAGGTTATATTAATAAATACGGATCAAAGTAATACTTTCGAAATAAAAAAAGGTGACAGGATCGCTCAGCTCGTCATCCAGAAATATGAGAGTGTCAATTGGAATGTTGTGGACGATTTAGAAGATTCAGATAGAGGCACTGGCGGGTTCGGCTCCACAGGAGTATAA
- a CDS encoding FAD-dependent oxidoreductase, whose amino-acid sequence MRTIIIGGVAGGMSAATRLRRLDENAEIIVFEKGNEVSFANCGLPYFIGDVIKDRDDLLLQTPTSLNDRYNLDVRVNHEVIKITPNDSSVLVKNTKTNIEESFEYDNLILSMGASPFIPPIDGIENAFPLRDMYDVDRLVVATEQAVINNESAVVIGAGFIGVEVAENLKKRGLKVTIVELSPQVLPPLDIEMASYVAEDIIKNGVELRLNTSVEKITNKTVTLSTGEIIEAGMVVASIGVRPETKLASEAGLEIGERGGVVIDEFLRTSRANIYAIGDMVEKHDIQTGNSVLIPLANLANKQGRRAADIIVGRKPSSSAQALGTAIVKVFDLAIATTGASERLLKSQDRNFKAIHTHPLDHAGYYPGAETMHLKTLFDPETGELLGAQGIGSSSVAKKIDVIATAIFGNIKANELIDLELAYAPPYGSAKDPINMIGYISENILQGENTISPDQIPSECTLVDVRTKEEYYEGTIPGAINIPLDELRSRINEFPKKNVVVFCQMGQRGHNAISILKQLKIESSNLDGGYETWMSFEKAKNI is encoded by the coding sequence ATGAGAACAATAATTATTGGTGGAGTTGCTGGTGGAATGTCTGCTGCAACAAGATTACGAAGATTAGATGAGAATGCGGAAATAATAGTTTTCGAAAAGGGAAATGAAGTTTCATTTGCCAACTGTGGACTCCCCTACTTTATTGGCGATGTGATAAAAGACAGAGATGATCTATTACTACAAACACCTACAAGCCTAAATGATAGATACAACTTAGATGTACGAGTTAATCATGAAGTTATAAAAATTACTCCTAATGATAGTTCTGTATTGGTAAAAAATACAAAAACGAATATTGAAGAAAGCTTTGAATACGATAATTTAATATTATCAATGGGAGCATCACCATTTATCCCACCAATCGATGGAATAGAAAATGCATTTCCACTCCGCGATATGTATGATGTAGATCGCTTAGTTGTAGCCACCGAACAAGCAGTAATAAATAATGAATCAGCTGTAGTCATTGGCGCAGGATTCATAGGTGTTGAAGTTGCAGAAAACCTCAAAAAACGAGGACTGAAAGTAACAATAGTTGAGCTATCCCCTCAAGTACTTCCTCCTCTAGATATAGAGATGGCTTCATATGTTGCAGAAGATATCATAAAAAATGGTGTAGAGCTTAGATTAAACACTTCAGTAGAAAAAATTACGAATAAAACTGTCACTCTTTCTACTGGAGAAATAATTGAAGCAGGAATGGTTGTAGCAAGTATAGGTGTAAGACCAGAGACAAAATTGGCTAGTGAAGCCGGGCTAGAAATTGGTGAAAGAGGTGGCGTTGTAATCGATGAATTCCTCAGGACTTCAAGAGCTAACATTTACGCAATAGGTGATATGGTTGAAAAACATGATATCCAAACAGGGAATTCTGTATTAATCCCATTAGCAAATCTTGCAAATAAACAAGGTAGACGAGCAGCGGACATCATTGTAGGGAGAAAGCCAAGTTCATCTGCACAAGCATTGGGCACAGCAATAGTTAAAGTTTTTGACCTAGCAATAGCAACTACAGGAGCCAGCGAGAGATTATTAAAATCACAGGACAGAAATTTTAAAGCTATCCATACCCACCCTTTGGACCATGCAGGATATTATCCAGGTGCAGAAACTATGCATTTAAAAACACTTTTTGATCCAGAGACAGGAGAATTACTAGGAGCACAAGGTATTGGTTCATCGAGTGTAGCCAAAAAAATAGATGTTATTGCAACAGCAATATTTGGAAATATAAAAGCTAATGAATTAATAGATCTCGAGTTGGCATATGCCCCACCTTACGGATCAGCAAAAGATCCCATAAATATGATCGGCTATATATCTGAAAATATATTGCAAGGAGAAAATACGATTTCGCCAGATCAAATACCATCCGAATGCACACTAGTAGACGTACGTACTAAAGAGGAATATTATGAAGGTACAATCCCTGGCGCAATAAATATTCCGTTAGATGAATTACGATCAAGGATTAATGAATTCCCAAAGAAGAATGTAGTGGTATTTTGTCAAATGGGTCAACGGGGCCACAATGCAATAAGCATACTTAAGCAATTAAAAATAGAGAGTTCTAATTTAGATGGTGGTTACGAGACTTGGATGTCTTTTGAAAAAGCAAAAAATATTTAA
- a CDS encoding DsbA family protein, whose protein sequence is MKIRFYIDPICPWCWITSRWMTQVATQRDLEIEFCSFSLAAKNDVLDDTSEDGYGPAARMTHGLLRVIEKIKQDCGEQANDLVAKFYTEIGKRLHVESSKNTDWLVDVLVEIGLDKTYAKAENDKSYDIAIKKSIELALETVGDDVGVPIMILETPEGDRGFFGPVISELPTMQDSLKLYDGISTMISLNAFYELKRTREVGPDVQSTALLFPDTSSEISGEGDACPIF, encoded by the coding sequence ATGAAAATTAGATTTTACATTGATCCTATTTGTCCTTGGTGCTGGATTACATCACGTTGGATGACTCAAGTAGCAACTCAGAGAGATCTAGAAATTGAATTCTGTTCATTTTCCCTTGCAGCAAAAAATGATGTGTTAGATGATACAAGCGAAGATGGATATGGTCCTGCTGCGCGTATGACTCATGGCCTATTAAGAGTAATTGAAAAAATTAAACAGGATTGTGGCGAACAAGCAAATGATTTGGTTGCAAAATTTTATACTGAGATCGGGAAACGTCTACATGTTGAGTCGTCTAAAAATACAGATTGGCTAGTAGATGTATTAGTCGAAATTGGTTTAGACAAAACATATGCTAAAGCAGAGAATGATAAGAGTTACGATATTGCAATAAAGAAATCCATAGAACTTGCATTGGAAACTGTAGGTGATGATGTTGGTGTTCCTATCATGATTCTTGAAACACCTGAAGGAGATCGAGGATTTTTTGGTCCAGTAATTTCAGAACTTCCAACTATGCAAGATAGTCTTAAATTATATGATGGTATTTCTACAATGATTTCACTAAATGCCTTTTATGAATTGAAACGAACTCGTGAAGTTGGACCAGATGTTCAGTCTACGGCTTTGTTATTTCCCGATACTTCATCAGAAATTTCTGGTGAAGGTGATGCCTGCCCTATTTTTTAA
- a CDS encoding metal-sensitive transcriptional regulator codes for MTQIPGDITPQIITRLKKVQGQLGGVVRMIEEGRDCEELVTQLAAASKALNRAGFTIVSQGLKECVKSGDSSGIDEKKLEKMFLALA; via the coding sequence ATGACACAAATACCAGGTGATATAACACCACAAATTATTACAAGACTTAAAAAAGTCCAAGGCCAATTAGGTGGTGTTGTTCGTATGATCGAGGAAGGACGCGACTGCGAAGAACTTGTGACACAACTAGCGGCGGCAAGCAAAGCATTAAACCGAGCAGGATTTACAATAGTTTCACAAGGTTTAAAAGAATGTGTAAAATCTGGCGACTCAAGTGGCATCGATGAAAAAAAGCTAGAAAAAATGTTTCTAGCTTTAGCGTAG
- a CDS encoding LysE family translocator, translated as MAHYILFATTALIAVSIPGPDFLLVLRTSLRNGKREAVFSAIGIGAGLIVHGTAATFGLSALLLKSARAFEIVKWIGASYLIFLAIQLSVDLFKNKNIEEPENTKAIKTYSAKKYILRGFLTNVLNVKAALYFVAIVPQFVVGQKNIGPQLIALSIIQVVVAIIWFSILAISVNKLGGFLKRRIVQRWLDGASATIFLGLAYKLTSTSRS; from the coding sequence ATGGCTCATTACATTTTATTTGCAACTACAGCTTTAATTGCTGTATCTATACCTGGACCTGACTTTCTTCTAGTCTTGAGGACATCACTAAGGAATGGTAAACGTGAAGCTGTTTTTAGCGCGATTGGTATTGGTGCAGGTCTTATAGTGCATGGTACTGCTGCTACATTCGGACTTTCTGCTCTATTGTTAAAATCAGCAAGGGCATTCGAAATAGTTAAATGGATAGGTGCTAGTTATTTAATATTTCTAGCTATTCAATTATCTGTTGATCTTTTTAAAAATAAAAATATAGAAGAGCCGGAGAATACTAAAGCTATAAAAACGTATTCTGCAAAGAAATATATACTTAGAGGTTTTTTAACAAATGTACTAAATGTAAAAGCAGCCTTATATTTCGTAGCTATCGTGCCACAGTTTGTTGTTGGACAGAAAAATATTGGCCCGCAACTCATTGCATTATCTATCATTCAAGTAGTTGTCGCTATTATTTGGTTTTCAATTTTAGCAATTAGTGTGAATAAATTAGGTGGATTTTTGAAACGAAGGATAGTTCAAAGATGGCTAGATGGTGCAAGTGCGACAATATTTTTAGGTTTGGCTTATAAACTTACTTCTACAAGCAGAAGCTAG
- the aceE gene encoding pyruvate dehydrogenase (acetyl-transferring), homodimeric type — protein MTKLPDIDPQETEEWIESVDSMIENRGLKRTDYVLTQVMDHARENGVDLPTPITTDYVNTIDTDQEPEFPGDENMERKVRSIIRWNAVAMVDRANHRFDGLGGHLSTYASAASLYEVGFNHFFKGKNGDGVGDQIYYQGHAAPGMYSRAFLEGRLSSEQLDHFRRETTGKGLPSYPHPRRMPDFWEYPTVSMGIGPINACYQARFNRYALNRDIVDTSNSRVWAFCGDGEMDEPESVTALRMAANEGLDNLTFVINCNLQRLDGPVRGNSKIIQELESLFHGCGWNVIKVIWGREWDALFDLDTQGVLVEKLNKTVDGEFQKLSTLSGGEIREKFCGDDPELQRIFSILSDEEIERLPRGGHDYKKVYAAYLEATNTKGKPTVILAKTIKGWTLGDQIASRNATHQVKKMNLDDIKRFRTTLRLDEITDEMIESEGAPPYYHPGFDSPEYEYMVKRRNELGGYSPERVVRSKQIPMPDNKSYNEILVGSGEKLEASTTMAFSRMLRSLLRDKEIGKRIVPIIPDEGRTFGFDGLFSEVKIYAPHGQQYDPVDSGLMLSYKEAQDGQILEEGITEAGSLSSFTAAGTAYATLGETFIPFFVFYSMFGFQRVGDLIWAFGDMRGKGFMIGATAGRTTLTGEGLQHCDGHSLVLASTVANCKAYDPAFAFEMAVIVRDGIKKMYGEAPEEGFYYITTYNENIIQPAMPGLGTIGETEIEDGIIKGIYLYKPEEKVCSYRANILASGSSMGAAIEAQKVLAEEFDVAVDIYSVTSYGELRNDALECERWNRLHPEAMAKVPFITRTLGSVQGPIIAVSDFMKSLPDMISRFVPSPFVVLGTDGYGFSDTRDALRRHFEIDAGHIVVATLDGLSQSGDIEPHMVTKALEKFGIDTEIDDPRNR, from the coding sequence ATGACCAAATTGCCAGATATTGACCCACAAGAAACGGAAGAATGGATTGAATCAGTAGATTCAATGATTGAAAATCGTGGATTGAAAAGAACTGATTATGTACTTACTCAAGTTATGGATCATGCAAGAGAAAACGGTGTTGATCTTCCCACTCCAATAACAACGGATTATGTTAACACGATAGATACAGATCAAGAGCCAGAGTTTCCTGGTGACGAGAATATGGAACGTAAGGTTCGTTCAATAATTCGTTGGAATGCTGTCGCAATGGTTGATAGAGCAAACCATCGTTTCGATGGATTAGGTGGACATCTCTCTACGTATGCGTCAGCAGCATCACTTTACGAAGTTGGATTTAATCATTTTTTTAAAGGCAAAAACGGTGATGGTGTAGGCGATCAAATTTATTATCAAGGCCACGCTGCACCTGGTATGTATTCACGCGCATTCTTAGAGGGTAGACTTTCTAGCGAGCAACTCGATCATTTCAGACGTGAAACTACAGGTAAAGGCTTGCCTTCATATCCTCACCCTAGACGTATGCCTGATTTTTGGGAATACCCAACTGTTTCAATGGGTATAGGTCCTATAAATGCTTGTTACCAAGCACGGTTTAATCGTTATGCGCTTAATAGAGATATTGTTGATACATCGAACTCTCGAGTTTGGGCTTTTTGTGGTGACGGCGAAATGGATGAACCTGAATCTGTCACTGCTTTGCGTATGGCAGCGAATGAAGGTCTTGATAATCTTACATTTGTAATTAACTGTAACCTACAACGACTTGATGGACCAGTCAGAGGAAACAGTAAAATAATACAAGAATTAGAATCGCTTTTTCATGGTTGCGGATGGAACGTCATCAAGGTTATTTGGGGTAGAGAATGGGATGCTCTTTTTGATCTCGATACGCAAGGTGTACTTGTTGAAAAACTTAACAAGACTGTAGATGGGGAATTCCAAAAATTATCAACATTAAGTGGCGGCGAAATTCGTGAAAAGTTTTGTGGTGATGATCCAGAACTACAAAGAATATTCTCAATACTAAGCGATGAGGAAATCGAACGCCTACCTCGTGGTGGCCATGATTACAAAAAAGTTTATGCAGCATACTTAGAAGCTACCAACACTAAAGGTAAGCCAACAGTAATTTTAGCTAAAACCATTAAAGGATGGACTCTAGGAGACCAAATAGCTTCACGTAATGCTACACACCAAGTTAAGAAAATGAATCTTGACGATATAAAAAGATTTCGTACAACTTTACGTTTAGATGAAATCACAGATGAGATGATTGAATCAGAAGGGGCTCCTCCATATTACCATCCTGGTTTCGATTCTCCTGAATATGAATATATGGTTAAACGTCGAAATGAATTAGGTGGATATTCTCCTGAGCGTGTTGTGCGATCTAAACAAATTCCAATGCCAGATAATAAATCTTATAATGAAATACTTGTAGGTTCTGGCGAGAAGCTTGAGGCATCTACAACAATGGCATTTAGTCGTATGTTGCGTTCCTTATTGCGAGATAAAGAAATTGGTAAAAGAATTGTTCCTATAATCCCAGACGAAGGTCGTACTTTTGGTTTTGACGGATTGTTTAGCGAAGTTAAAATTTATGCTCCTCATGGCCAGCAATATGATCCTGTTGATTCTGGTCTAATGCTTTCATATAAGGAAGCTCAGGACGGCCAGATTCTAGAAGAAGGTATTACAGAGGCTGGATCACTTTCCAGCTTTACCGCTGCTGGTACAGCCTATGCAACACTTGGTGAAACATTCATACCATTTTTTGTATTCTATTCTATGTTCGGTTTCCAACGCGTTGGTGATTTAATTTGGGCCTTTGGCGATATGCGTGGTAAAGGTTTTATGATTGGTGCAACCGCTGGTCGTACAACTCTTACTGGTGAAGGTCTACAACACTGTGATGGCCATTCATTGGTTTTAGCGTCCACAGTTGCTAACTGTAAAGCCTATGATCCTGCTTTTGCTTTTGAGATGGCTGTGATAGTACGCGATGGTATAAAGAAGATGTATGGGGAAGCTCCAGAAGAAGGTTTCTATTACATAACAACTTACAATGAGAATATCATCCAACCTGCAATGCCAGGATTGGGAACAATCGGTGAAACAGAAATTGAAGATGGAATTATTAAAGGTATCTATCTTTATAAACCTGAAGAAAAAGTGTGTTCATATAGGGCTAATATTTTAGCTTCTGGTTCATCAATGGGAGCAGCGATTGAGGCGCAAAAAGTTTTGGCCGAAGAATTTGATGTAGCTGTAGACATTTACAGTGTTACTTCTTATGGTGAATTGCGCAATGACGCTTTGGAATGTGAACGTTGGAATCGTTTACACCCAGAAGCTATGGCAAAAGTACCATTTATAACAAGAACTTTGGGTTCAGTTCAAGGTCCAATTATAGCTGTTAGCGATTTTATGAAATCTTTACCTGATATGATTTCGCGTTTTGTACCTTCACCATTCGTGGTACTCGGTACTGATGGTTATGGATTTAGTGATACTCGCGACGCCTTACGACGTCATTTCGAAATTGACGCTGGACATATTGTTGTTGCAACATTAGATGGACTCTCACAAAGTGGAGATATAGAACCACATATGGTTACTAAGGCATTAGAAAAGTTTGGAATCGATACAGAAATCGATGATCCTAGAAATAGGTAA
- a CDS encoding DUF3501 family protein: MLTLDDIKDVRAYEKEREEFRKNIIAIKKIRRIHVGKFLTFMFENKETMRFQIQEMARAEKLYTDEKIEGELKVYNDLIPSRNILKSTMFIELTNESQLREWLPKLAGIQKYIQINFGDETVKAYELDEERLTRDDEATSAVHYIFFEFPDDQREKFLKCDNEISLSINHPQYTHTAILSTASIAQLKNDLVE, from the coding sequence ATGTTAACGCTAGATGATATTAAAGATGTAAGAGCCTATGAGAAAGAGCGAGAAGAATTTCGTAAAAATATTATAGCTATCAAAAAGATAAGACGGATTCATGTAGGTAAATTCTTAACATTCATGTTCGAGAATAAGGAAACAATGCGTTTTCAAATTCAAGAAATGGCAAGAGCAGAAAAACTTTATACAGATGAAAAAATAGAAGGTGAGTTAAAGGTTTATAATGATTTAATCCCTTCTCGCAATATATTAAAATCTACGATGTTTATTGAATTAACAAATGAATCTCAGTTGAGGGAATGGCTCCCTAAACTTGCAGGAATACAGAAATATATTCAGATTAATTTTGGTGATGAAACTGTAAAAGCATATGAACTTGACGAAGAACGGTTGACACGTGATGATGAAGCGACTTCTGCTGTTCACTATATATTCTTTGAATTTCCTGATGATCAAAGAGAAAAATTCTTAAAATGTGATAATGAGATAAGCTTGAGCATCAATCATCCTCAGTATACACATACTGCTATTTTAAGTACTGCATCAATCGCACAACTTAAAAATGATTTAGTAGAATAA
- a CDS encoding SDR family NAD(P)-dependent oxidoreductase, translated as MKTALVTGAARGLGRALVQHLAENNFYVYAGVRNLDEAIDYGTKVENVKKILLDVTSDLSIERAAEKIATEKGSVDLIINNAGLARSSAIFGGKEFVSDIPSFDRDKLLLMFDVNAISPMMVAKNFIDLMKNKDSFIVNVASKRASFQDDFNEKTRTSGYRASKLALVMFTKCLVDYLPENVKTFAVHPNEVITEMNPNGEFTPEEASDALYKLIENFDPNDNGKFLNYDGSIYPI; from the coding sequence ATGAAAACAGCATTAGTAACAGGAGCAGCTCGGGGTCTTGGTAGGGCTTTAGTTCAGCATCTTGCAGAGAATAATTTTTATGTTTATGCAGGTGTTCGAAATTTGGACGAAGCTATAGATTATGGTACTAAAGTTGAGAATGTAAAAAAAATATTATTAGATGTTACTAGTGATCTTTCTATTGAAAGAGCGGCAGAAAAAATTGCAACAGAAAAGGGTTCTGTTGATCTAATTATAAACAATGCAGGATTGGCGAGAAGTTCTGCAATATTTGGTGGCAAAGAGTTTGTTAGCGATATTCCTAGTTTTGATAGAGACAAACTTCTTTTAATGTTTGATGTTAATGCTATTTCTCCAATGATGGTTGCAAAAAACTTTATAGATTTAATGAAAAACAAGGATAGTTTTATAGTAAACGTCGCAAGTAAACGTGCTTCTTTTCAAGATGATTTTAATGAGAAAACGCGAACTAGTGGATATAGGGCAAGCAAACTTGCTTTAGTTATGTTTACTAAATGTTTAGTTGATTATTTGCCTGAAAATGTTAAAACATTCGCGGTTCATCCGAATGAAGTCATAACAGAAATGAATCCTAATGGTGAATTCACTCCAGAAGAAGCCTCAGACGCGTTATATAAGTTAATAGAGAATTTTGATCCTAATGATAACGGAAAGTTTTTAAATTATGATGGAAGCATTTATCCTATTTAA